From a single Lineus longissimus chromosome 16, tnLinLong1.2, whole genome shotgun sequence genomic region:
- the LOC135500646 gene encoding kelch-like protein 31 yields the protein MAFSSSQQDLELLENDSEPHDHSKTLSSGVYTTNAFARLKTLRESASFCDLVLKADDVTLNVHKAVMVACSEYFRTMFMSNFMESKQDMVELKGISGTGLRAMVSFAYSGDLELDQQNVSDVLSAASHFQSVEAIQLCAEYFRQCITTENCKDILNLAELYSLEPVKDLAMKFMLQSFESLAECDQYYKLSHVELAQLVESNSLRVSSEYRLFEHVMKWINYDRESRKQYAPQLINRVRLALIPSQQLVEKVSSIDLMNENPECNSLLIAAKDYQLLSHQQPLMQCRTTSVRAAEATFLCLDRRHLKGMSVNGDKTVTLQDCPSQVFRPCMIDMKNFLYVLGGRMGEHASKATPYCFRYDPRFNTWMQLPNMLHSRADFCVVVKDSHIYCIGGIDEGRVSRYVERYSLVENSWEARADLPEPRHCLAAGAHPNSEKIYACGGIQPNGTLSSIVYGYSPQQDTWETITQMPVPRANHAIHVHENGFQVFGGLRVIAPHKFDSYLYSSKLWSRSRWPYPGTIIGPFTYDNKFFFIRKTTNESEILFEMTEQVSLITMVRKDGKYQRSEHRYQQEFTSNTSFGMLVVPTSARRIPNALPGAAYMYE from the coding sequence ATGGCCTTTTCATCGAGTCAACAAGATCTAGAACTCCTGGAAAATGACTCCGAGCCACATGATCATTCAAAGACTCTATCCTCTGGGGTATACACAACTAACGCCTTTGCCCGACTGAAAACATTACGAGAGAGTGCATCATTTTGCGATCTTGTCCTGAAAGCTGACGACGTGACTCTGAATGTCCACAAAGCCGTCATGGTTGCTTGTAGCGAATATTTTCGTACAATGTTCATGAGTAACTTCATGGAGAGTAAGCAAGATATGGTTGAATTAAAAGGGATCAGCGGAACTGGTTTACGTGCTATGGTGTCCTTTGCCTACAGTGGCGATTTAGAACTCGATCAGCAAAATGTGTCAGATGTCCTCAGCGCTGCATCCCACTTTCAAAGTGTAGAAGCGATTCAGTTGTGCGCCGAGTATTTCCGACAGTGCATCACAACCGAAAACTGCAAAGACATCCTGAACTTGGCGGAATTGTATTCTTTGGAGCCTGTTAAAGATTTGGCGATGAAATTTATGTTACAAAGCTTCGAGAGTCTGGCAGAATGCGATCAGTATTATAAACTGAGTCACGTAGAGTTAGCTCAACTCGTGGAGAGTAATAGTTTGAGGGTGTCGTCTGAGTATCGTCTATTTGAACATGTGATGAAGTGGATCAACTATGACCGAGAAAGTCGTAAACAGTACGCCCCGCAGCTGATAAATCGTGTCCGTCTGGCGCTGATTCCGTCGCAGCAGCTTGTTGAAAAGGTCAGCTCGATTGATCTCATGAATGAAAATCCTGAGTGTAATAGCCTCTTGATTGCTGCGAAAGACTATCAGCTATTGAGCCACCAGCAACCCTTGATGCAGTGCCGGACAACGTCGGTACGAGCTGCTGAGGCTACGTTCCTGTGCCTTGACCGTCGCCATCTGAAGGGCATGTCTGTCAATGGTGACAAGACTGTCACTTTACAAGACTGTCCGTCGCAGGTTTTTAGGCCGTGCATGATTGATATGAAGAACTTTCTGTACGTTTTAGGTGGGAGAATGGGAGAACACGCCTCAAAGGCCACGCCATATTGTTTCCGATACGATCCACGTTTTAACACTTGGATGCAGTTGCCTAACATGTTGCATTCCCGTGCTGATTTCTGTGTTGTGGTCAAGGACAGTCACATCTACTGTATTGGCGGTATTGACGAAGGAAGGGTCTCCAGGTACGTTGAGCGGTACAGCTTAGTTGAGAATAGTTGGGAAGCTAGGGCAGATCTCCCAGAACCCAGACATTGCCTTGCTGCTGGTGCTCACCCAAACAGTGAAAAGATCTATGCCTGTGGCGGCATACAGCCAAATGGAACTCTTAGCTCAATTGTGTATGGCTACTCTCCACAGCAAGACACCTGGGAGACAATCACGCAAATGCCAGTGCCACGGGCAAATCACGCAATCCATGTTCATGAGAATGGGTTTCAGGTGTTTGGCGGCTTGCGTGTTATTGCACCGCATAAATTCGACAGTTACTTATACAGCAGTAAGTTGTGGTCGCGCAGTCGGTGGCCCTACCCAGGCACGATCATTGGACCTTTCACCTATGACAACAAGTTCTTTTTCATTCGAAAAACAACCAATGAGTCTGAGATACTGTTCGAGATGACGGAGCAAGTGTCGCTGATCACCATGGTGCGGAAAGATGGAAAGTATCAGCGGAGCGAGCATCGTTATCAGCAAGAGTTCACCAGCAACACATCCTTTGGAATGCTAGTGGTCCCTACCTCGGCAAGGAGAATCCCAAATGCCTTGCCTGGAGCTGCCTATATGTATGAATAG